One part of the Parabacteroides distasonis ATCC 8503 genome encodes these proteins:
- a CDS encoding indolepyruvate oxidoreductase subunit beta, translated as MKTDIILSGVGGQGILSIAAVIGEAALKEGLYMKQAEVHGMSQRGGDVQSNLRLSDEPIASDLIPKGHADLIISLEPMESLRYLPYLKKEGWLVTNSRPFVNIPNYPEIEKVNAELDKLPHKVVLDVEEIAKEAGSVRAANIVMLGAATPFIGIEYDKIEAGIRQIFGRKGEDIVNMNLKALKAGYDLAQSLR; from the coding sequence ATGAAAACAGATATTATACTATCAGGTGTAGGAGGACAGGGTATCCTTTCTATCGCCGCCGTTATTGGAGAAGCCGCCTTAAAAGAAGGTCTGTATATGAAGCAAGCGGAAGTACACGGTATGAGTCAACGGGGTGGAGACGTGCAGTCTAACCTGCGTCTTTCCGACGAGCCGATCGCCTCGGACTTGATCCCGAAGGGCCACGCCGATTTGATCATCTCCTTGGAACCGATGGAGAGCTTGCGTTATCTGCCTTACCTGAAGAAAGAGGGTTGGCTGGTGACGAACTCCCGTCCGTTCGTGAACATCCCGAACTATCCGGAGATCGAGAAAGTGAACGCCGAGTTGGACAAGCTCCCTCACAAGGTCGTATTGGACGTGGAGGAGATCGCCAAGGAAGCGGGTTCTGTCCGTGCCGCCAATATCGTGATGCTGGGGGCTGCTACCCCATTTATCGGGATCGAGTATGATAAGATCGAGGCGGGAATCCGTCAGATATTCGGTCGTAAGGGCGAGGATATAGTTAATATGAACCTAAAGGCATTGAAAGCCGGTTATGACTTAGCGCAAAGTCTGCGGTAA
- a CDS encoding bifunctional metallophosphatase/5'-nucleotidase, producing the protein MRRVYSIALLLLVALGLSATTKEVKLKLLETSDIHGNFFPYNFIEQREWGGSLARVYSFVQEERRAYGDNLLLLDNGDILQGQPSAYYYNFMDTVSTHIASAMMNYMGYNAGNMGNHDVEAGHAVFDRWIKQCDFPILGANIIRTSDRETYLKPYEVFERDGVKIVVLGMITPAIPVWLPETLWQGLYFADMEETARKWMKIIQEKEKPDVVVGIFHAGNEARTMSGQYREDASMEVAQRIPGFDVVMMGHDHRRYCGKVANIEGDSVLLINPASNGRVVGSVDVVLKMEHGKVLDKKVSGVLTDVDKLEPSEEFMEKFAPQYKAVNDFVSEKVGTFTESIATRPAYFGPSAFIDFIHSLQLELTGADVSFAAPLSFDAKIDKGDITISDMFSLYKYENMLYTMNLTGAEIKGFLEESYAMWTNRMKSPDDHLLLLKERKKGQENYASFVNFSFNFDSAAGIIYTVDVTKPKGEKITILKMADGKPFDENKTYKVALNSYRGNGGGELLTKGAGIPQDELKSRIIHSTDKDLRYYMIQYIKEKGVLSPQPLNQWQMIPQDWTRPAAERDCKYLFGE; encoded by the coding sequence ATGAGACGAGTTTATTCAATTGCCTTATTGCTGCTGGTCGCTCTCGGTCTGTCGGCGACAACGAAGGAAGTAAAGTTGAAATTATTGGAAACCAGTGATATTCATGGAAATTTCTTCCCGTATAATTTTATCGAGCAGCGGGAGTGGGGAGGAAGTCTGGCACGGGTATATTCGTTCGTGCAAGAAGAACGCCGGGCGTATGGCGATAACCTTTTGCTATTGGATAATGGCGATATCTTGCAAGGACAACCTTCGGCGTATTATTACAATTTCATGGATACGGTCTCTACGCATATAGCTTCGGCCATGATGAATTATATGGGGTACAATGCGGGAAATATGGGTAACCATGATGTAGAGGCTGGCCATGCCGTTTTCGATCGTTGGATCAAACAATGTGATTTCCCAATCTTGGGTGCCAATATTATCCGTACCTCCGACCGGGAGACCTATTTAAAGCCCTATGAGGTATTTGAGCGTGACGGTGTGAAGATCGTTGTACTGGGGATGATTACTCCGGCTATTCCTGTATGGTTGCCGGAGACTCTGTGGCAAGGTCTTTATTTCGCCGATATGGAAGAGACGGCCCGTAAATGGATGAAGATCATTCAGGAGAAGGAGAAGCCGGATGTTGTGGTAGGTATCTTTCATGCGGGAAACGAGGCTCGTACCATGTCTGGCCAGTACCGTGAGGATGCGTCGATGGAGGTTGCCCAGCGCATTCCGGGCTTCGATGTGGTTATGATGGGGCATGATCATCGCCGGTATTGTGGTAAGGTGGCGAATATCGAGGGAGATTCCGTGTTACTGATAAATCCGGCAAGTAATGGGCGTGTAGTCGGTTCCGTTGATGTCGTGTTAAAGATGGAGCATGGAAAGGTTTTGGACAAAAAAGTATCGGGTGTTTTGACGGATGTGGATAAGTTGGAGCCTAGCGAGGAGTTTATGGAGAAATTCGCTCCGCAATACAAAGCGGTGAATGATTTTGTCTCCGAGAAGGTGGGAACTTTTACGGAGAGTATCGCGACCCGTCCCGCTTACTTTGGGCCATCCGCTTTTATTGATTTTATTCACTCTTTACAATTGGAGTTGACTGGTGCGGACGTCTCTTTTGCCGCCCCGTTATCCTTTGACGCAAAAATAGATAAAGGGGATATCACGATCAGCGATATGTTCAGTCTTTACAAATATGAGAATATGCTTTATACGATGAATTTGACGGGAGCCGAGATCAAAGGCTTCTTGGAGGAATCGTACGCTATGTGGACCAACCGGATGAAATCTCCGGACGATCATCTCTTATTATTGAAAGAGAGAAAGAAAGGACAGGAGAATTACGCCTCGTTCGTCAACTTCAGTTTTAACTTTGACTCTGCGGCCGGTATCATTTACACCGTGGATGTAACGAAACCCAAGGGCGAGAAGATCACGATCTTGAAAATGGCGGATGGTAAGCCTTTCGACGAGAATAAAACGTATAAGGTAGCTCTCAACTCTTACCGGGGTAACGGAGGAGGCGAGCTATTGACGAAAGGGGCCGGCATTCCCCAAGACGAGTTAAAGAGTCGTATCATTCATTCGACCGATAAAGACCTCCGTTATTATATGATTCAATATATAAAGGAAAAGGGCGTACTTAGCCCACAACCTTTAAACCAATGGCAGATGATCCCTCAGGATTGGACGAGACCGGCGGCTGAACGGGATTGTAAGTATCTTTTCGGGGAATGA
- a CDS encoding alpha/beta hydrolase produces MKKIYLFLFSLFICNILAAQDQDYKIVRDISYTQSKDPYAVERCKLDLYYPENAKDFPTVVWFHGGGLSGGSKFIPEELKNCGLAVIAVNYRLLPKATLSDCIDDAAAAVAWTFNEIEKYGGDRRKIFVSGHSAGGYLTNMVGLDKKWLTKYRIDADAIAALIPFSGHAISHFAYRQAKGMKDTQPSIDEFAPLFYVRPDAPPLIIVSGDREMEMLGRYEENAYFWRMMKVAGHKNTYIYELDGYDHGSMAAPAFHILKNHVRMILKGSETR; encoded by the coding sequence ATGAAGAAAATCTATTTATTTCTATTTAGTCTGTTTATCTGTAATATCCTTGCGGCGCAAGATCAAGACTATAAAATAGTCAGGGATATCTCTTATACCCAATCGAAAGATCCATATGCGGTGGAACGTTGTAAATTGGATCTTTATTATCCCGAGAACGCAAAAGACTTCCCTACGGTAGTCTGGTTTCACGGAGGCGGCTTGTCGGGAGGTAGCAAATTCATCCCGGAGGAATTGAAGAACTGCGGATTAGCCGTTATCGCCGTAAATTACCGCTTGCTACCCAAAGCCACGTTGAGCGATTGTATCGATGATGCTGCCGCCGCTGTCGCTTGGACATTCAACGAGATTGAGAAGTATGGTGGGGATAGGCGTAAAATCTTTGTCTCAGGTCATTCCGCCGGAGGTTATTTAACGAATATGGTCGGACTGGATAAGAAGTGGTTGACTAAGTATCGGATAGATGCTGATGCCATCGCCGCATTAATCCCTTTCAGCGGTCATGCGATCAGCCATTTCGCTTATCGGCAGGCGAAGGGAATGAAAGATACCCAACCGAGTATCGACGAGTTCGCCCCTTTGTTTTACGTACGTCCTGACGCTCCTCCATTGATTATCGTCTCGGGCGACCGGGAGATGGAGATGCTGGGCCGCTATGAGGAGAACGCCTATTTTTGGCGTATGATGAAAGTGGCCGGACATAAGAATACTTATATCTATGAGTTGGACGGATATGATCATGGATCGATGGCCGCTCCCGCCTTTCACATCTTAAAGAATCACGTGAGGATGATCTTGAAGGGTTCAGAAACCCGGTAA
- a CDS encoding 4Fe-4S binding protein — protein MKYSNIHLIYFSPTHTSAKIVYAIAEGMGATSMSESDVTCESLDMEEYIDDELTIIAAPVYGGRVAETAMERFRMFRSAHHAPVVPVVLYGNRDYEDALKELCDLVSEQGFVPVAAGAFIGEHSFSRKGMPIAEGRPDESDLKQATEFGKKIIEELEKVSCMECLSALEVKGNFPYRVKGPSTPQAPVTDNDLCTQCEYCVDVCPTHAISLADEGMYSDPNLCIKCCACVKECPEGARTFDTPYTAMLHKNFSARREPEIFF, from the coding sequence ATGAAATATAGTAACATACATTTAATTTATTTTTCTCCGACACACACGTCCGCCAAGATCGTTTACGCGATAGCGGAAGGAATGGGTGCCACTTCGATGTCCGAGTCGGATGTCACTTGTGAGAGTCTGGATATGGAAGAGTATATTGATGATGAGCTGACGATTATAGCCGCTCCTGTATACGGTGGCCGTGTGGCGGAGACTGCCATGGAACGTTTTCGCATGTTCCGTTCTGCCCACCATGCGCCGGTAGTCCCCGTGGTATTGTATGGGAACCGGGATTATGAGGATGCCTTGAAAGAGCTCTGTGATTTAGTGTCGGAGCAGGGGTTCGTACCTGTGGCTGCCGGAGCGTTTATCGGCGAGCATTCTTTCAGCCGCAAGGGGATGCCCATTGCCGAGGGGCGTCCGGACGAGTCGGATCTTAAGCAGGCTACGGAATTCGGGAAAAAGATTATCGAGGAGCTGGAGAAGGTTTCCTGCATGGAATGCTTGTCCGCCTTGGAGGTGAAAGGTAATTTCCCGTATCGGGTGAAAGGCCCTTCCACTCCTCAAGCTCCTGTTACGGATAACGATTTATGTACGCAATGTGAGTATTGCGTGGATGTGTGTCCTACACATGCGATATCCTTGGCAGACGAGGGTATGTATAGCGACCCGAACCTATGTATCAAATGTTGCGCCTGCGTGAAAGAGTGTCCCGAGGGCGCACGTACTTTCGATACTCCTTACACGGCGATGCTCCATAAGAACTTTAGCGCACGCCGGGAGCCGGAGATATTCTTCTAA
- a CDS encoding alpha-L-rhamnosidase N-terminal domain-containing protein, giving the protein MKTYLFLLLFVFQAFSLSSQISLKGYNQEKIDPSLFEGRWKARWISYPGEAPNVYGVYHFRKSFDLEVVPSRFIVHVSADNRYKLYVNGKLVSLGPARGDIYNWSFETVDLAPYLRKGKNTLASVVWNYAERKPVAQISYDQTGFILQGNTGHEAVVNTDTTWVCLRNKAYAPWTEWQVLGYYVAGPGEELEASAYPWGWEQPDYDDRKWEKAVRGMEGATKGSRDYPGRLLVPSPIPPMDSRIERLAKLRRSEGIECPQGFPYWPKALTIPANTEVRLLLDNDYLTTGYFSLAFSKGKEAEIHIGYSEALYKQEEESTTKSYALNGKGHRDELTDKQFIGYGDKILADGGDNRLFTSLWWRTWRYVELKVKTASEPLVIEDMYGTFSAYPFRNETTFSAPGHEELGRMLEIGWRTARLCANETYMDCPYYEQLQYFGDTRIQAMISMYNTSDPYMVKNAIEQGRQSMVAEGITMSRYPSSVHQFISSFSLWWICMGHDYWMYRGDEAYMKTLLPAYRQVLSWYEQWLKPDYSLSYVPHWFFVDWAAGFDYGEPIREKEGNSALQDLMYIMTLEFAAEMEQAIGLPTMADHYRKIATEMRKTIRPKYWDADRNLFADTQDHRGYSQHVNALAILTGVTKGEEAVKVMNQTLADTSLIQCTIYFRYYLNQALKASGLGDQFLDNLQIWRDQMALGLTTWAEMPEPSRSDCHAWGASPNIEFYRILLGIDSDAPGFRKIRIAPSLGKLKEVSGTIPHPLGSVTAVYKLDERGEGTARLVLPEGTTGIFIWDGKEIPLKPGEQVISLSSRH; this is encoded by the coding sequence ATGAAAACCTATTTATTCCTTTTGCTTTTTGTGTTTCAAGCCTTCTCCCTTTCCTCCCAGATTAGCCTGAAAGGGTATAATCAGGAGAAGATCGATCCTTCTCTTTTCGAGGGACGATGGAAAGCCCGTTGGATCTCCTACCCGGGTGAGGCTCCGAATGTATATGGGGTCTATCATTTTCGTAAATCGTTCGATCTGGAGGTGGTTCCTTCCCGGTTTATCGTCCATGTTTCCGCCGATAACCGTTATAAATTATATGTAAACGGGAAATTGGTATCCTTGGGTCCGGCCCGTGGGGATATCTATAACTGGAGTTTCGAGACGGTGGATCTGGCTCCTTATCTGAGGAAAGGGAAGAATACGCTGGCCTCCGTTGTCTGGAATTATGCCGAGCGTAAACCTGTCGCCCAGATCAGTTACGATCAGACGGGTTTTATCCTGCAAGGCAATACGGGGCATGAGGCGGTGGTAAATACGGATACCACTTGGGTCTGCCTGCGTAATAAGGCGTATGCTCCTTGGACCGAATGGCAGGTATTGGGGTATTACGTGGCTGGCCCGGGCGAGGAACTGGAAGCCTCCGCTTATCCTTGGGGCTGGGAACAACCGGATTACGACGACAGGAAATGGGAGAAGGCCGTACGGGGCATGGAGGGTGCCACGAAAGGATCGAGAGATTACCCGGGACGGTTGCTGGTTCCTAGCCCGATACCTCCGATGGACAGCCGGATCGAGCGTCTGGCCAAGCTCCGCCGGTCGGAAGGGATCGAATGCCCGCAAGGATTTCCTTACTGGCCAAAAGCTTTGACGATCCCGGCGAATACGGAGGTCCGCTTGCTTCTGGATAATGATTACCTGACGACGGGTTATTTCTCCTTAGCCTTCAGCAAAGGAAAGGAGGCCGAGATCCATATCGGTTATTCGGAAGCCCTCTATAAGCAAGAAGAGGAATCGACCACTAAATCGTATGCGTTGAATGGCAAGGGACATCGGGACGAGTTGACGGATAAGCAGTTTATCGGGTACGGGGATAAGATACTGGCTGATGGGGGAGATAATCGTCTCTTCACGTCCCTGTGGTGGCGTACATGGAGATATGTGGAGTTGAAAGTGAAGACGGCTTCCGAGCCTTTGGTGATCGAGGATATGTATGGGACTTTCTCCGCCTATCCTTTCCGTAACGAGACCACTTTCTCCGCTCCGGGACATGAGGAGCTGGGCCGTATGCTCGAGATAGGATGGCGTACCGCCCGTCTGTGCGCCAATGAGACGTATATGGACTGCCCGTATTACGAGCAACTGCAATATTTCGGGGATACACGCATACAGGCAATGATTTCCATGTATAATACATCAGACCCTTATATGGTGAAGAATGCCATAGAGCAAGGACGGCAGTCCATGGTGGCGGAAGGGATTACGATGAGCCGATATCCGTCTAGCGTACATCAGTTTATATCCTCGTTCTCTCTCTGGTGGATTTGTATGGGGCACGATTATTGGATGTACCGTGGGGATGAGGCATACATGAAGACCTTGCTTCCCGCTTACCGTCAGGTTTTGTCGTGGTACGAGCAATGGTTGAAGCCGGATTATAGTTTGTCCTACGTTCCTCATTGGTTCTTCGTGGATTGGGCGGCCGGTTTTGATTATGGCGAGCCGATACGGGAGAAAGAGGGAAACTCAGCGCTCCAAGATTTGATGTATATAATGACCTTGGAGTTTGCGGCGGAGATGGAACAAGCGATCGGCCTCCCTACCATGGCGGATCATTACCGGAAGATCGCTACCGAGATGCGTAAGACGATCCGCCCGAAATATTGGGACGCTGACCGTAATCTATTCGCCGATACGCAGGATCATCGTGGCTATTCCCAGCATGTAAATGCCTTGGCGATTCTAACTGGGGTTACGAAAGGGGAGGAGGCCGTAAAGGTGATGAACCAAACCTTGGCGGATACGAGCTTGATCCAGTGTACGATCTATTTCCGTTATTACTTGAATCAAGCGTTGAAAGCTTCCGGTTTAGGGGATCAGTTCTTGGATAACTTACAAATATGGCGGGATCAGATGGCGTTGGGATTGACCACATGGGCCGAGATGCCGGAGCCATCCCGTTCTGATTGCCATGCTTGGGGAGCCAGTCCGAATATCGAGTTTTACCGGATCTTGTTGGGGATAGATAGCGATGCTCCCGGATTTAGGAAGATACGGATCGCTCCGTCTTTGGGAAAACTGAAGGAGGTTTCCGGTACGATCCCACATCCGCTTGGAAGCGTGACCGCCGTTTATAAATTGGATGAGAGAGGTGAGGGAACCGCCCGTCTGGTCTTGCCGGAAGGTACTACGGGTATATTTATCTGGGATGGAAAAGAAATCCCGTTGAAACCGGGCGAACAGGTTATTTCGTTATCTTCGCGTCATTAA
- a CDS encoding thiamine pyrophosphate-dependent enzyme, which yields MEKHLFLGDEAIAQAAIDAGISGVYAYPGTPSTEITEYIQGSPVTKERGIHCRWSANEKTAMEAALGMCYAGKRALCCMKHVGLNVAADCFMNAAMSGINGGMIILTADDPSMHSSQNEQDNRVYGNFAMIPMFEPSSQQEAYDMVYHGFELSEKLGYPILLRVTTRMAHSRAGVVTSPLKPENRMNCPEDGRQRFILLPALARKRFKSLLASQEAFTEASENSAYNKYFDAPNKDLGIITTGIAFNYLSENYPDGFEHPVLKISQYPLPRKQVEKIVGECKEILVLEEGYPVVEEQLKGFLAKGVTVHGRLDGTLQRDGELTPDAVGKALGKEIQSYYAIPEVVEQRPPALCQGCGHRDMYEALNEVIAEYNGTAKVFGDIGCYTLGALPPFRAIDSCIDMGASITMAKGASDAGVFPAISVIGDSTFTHSGMTGLLDCVNENTNITIVISDNETTAMTGGQDSAGTGRLESICAGIGVDPAHIRVMVPLKKNFEEMKSIIREEIEYKGVSVLIPRRECIQTLTRKKKASKK from the coding sequence ATGGAAAAACATTTATTTTTGGGGGACGAGGCCATAGCGCAAGCCGCTATAGACGCTGGAATCTCCGGGGTGTACGCATACCCGGGAACCCCTTCTACTGAAATCACAGAATATATCCAAGGTTCTCCGGTAACGAAGGAAAGAGGTATCCATTGTCGCTGGAGCGCAAATGAGAAAACCGCCATGGAAGCCGCTTTGGGTATGTGCTATGCCGGTAAACGTGCGCTTTGCTGCATGAAGCACGTGGGTTTGAATGTAGCCGCCGATTGCTTTATGAACGCCGCTATGAGCGGTATCAACGGAGGTATGATCATCCTTACGGCCGACGACCCATCCATGCACTCTTCCCAGAATGAGCAAGACAACCGTGTTTATGGCAATTTCGCCATGATCCCGATGTTTGAGCCATCCAGCCAGCAAGAGGCTTATGATATGGTATATCATGGATTCGAGTTATCCGAGAAATTAGGGTATCCTATCTTGCTGCGTGTAACGACCCGTATGGCGCATTCTCGTGCCGGTGTCGTAACCAGCCCGTTGAAGCCGGAGAACCGGATGAATTGTCCGGAAGACGGTCGTCAACGTTTTATCTTACTCCCGGCATTGGCCCGTAAACGTTTCAAGAGTTTGCTGGCGTCTCAAGAGGCTTTCACGGAAGCTTCCGAGAATTCAGCGTATAATAAGTATTTCGATGCCCCGAATAAAGACTTGGGTATCATCACGACGGGTATCGCTTTCAATTATCTTTCCGAGAATTATCCGGACGGTTTCGAGCATCCCGTATTGAAGATCTCCCAGTATCCGCTTCCGAGAAAGCAAGTGGAGAAGATCGTTGGCGAGTGTAAGGAGATCTTGGTGTTGGAAGAGGGATATCCGGTCGTTGAAGAGCAATTAAAAGGTTTCTTGGCGAAAGGCGTGACGGTTCATGGCCGTCTGGACGGTACGCTTCAGCGTGACGGCGAGCTTACGCCAGACGCGGTAGGCAAAGCCTTGGGTAAGGAGATCCAGAGCTATTACGCGATCCCCGAGGTGGTTGAGCAACGTCCGCCCGCATTGTGCCAAGGTTGTGGACACCGGGATATGTATGAGGCCTTGAACGAGGTGATCGCCGAGTATAACGGTACGGCTAAGGTGTTTGGCGATATCGGCTGTTATACCTTGGGAGCTTTGCCTCCTTTCCGTGCGATCGATTCTTGTATCGATATGGGCGCCTCCATCACGATGGCGAAGGGCGCTTCCGATGCGGGTGTATTCCCTGCTATCTCCGTGATCGGCGATTCTACGTTTACCCATTCCGGTATGACTGGTTTGCTGGATTGCGTGAACGAGAACACGAATATCACCATCGTTATCTCCGATAATGAGACGACGGCCATGACCGGAGGGCAGGATTCCGCCGGAACAGGACGTCTGGAGTCTATCTGCGCCGGTATCGGTGTGGATCCGGCTCACATCCGTGTGATGGTTCCTTTAAAAAAGAACTTCGAGGAGATGAAGTCTATCATCCGTGAGGAAATCGAGTACAAGGGCGTATCCGTATTGATCCCCCGCCGTGAGTGTATCCAGACATTAACCAGAAAGAAAAAAGCAAGCAAGAAATGA
- a CDS encoding TlpA family protein disulfide reductase, whose amino-acid sequence MKKYLLASLLALLAFVGKAQEDNSDIVKVGDTMPSFTIVSDNGSKLQSASLKGKVILVNFFATWCPPCQKELAAVQQTLWPKYKNNKDFVLLVIGREHSDADLQKYNEKKGFDFPLYPDKDRAIFGAFAKNLIPRGYLVGKDGKIIYTSKGYTDEEFAELMTKIEGALK is encoded by the coding sequence ATGAAGAAGTATTTATTGGCTAGTTTACTAGCGTTATTGGCTTTCGTAGGCAAAGCTCAGGAGGATAATTCCGATATCGTGAAGGTCGGTGATACCATGCCGTCATTTACGATTGTTTCCGACAACGGGAGTAAGTTGCAGTCCGCTTCGTTAAAGGGAAAAGTGATCCTCGTGAATTTCTTCGCCACTTGGTGTCCTCCCTGCCAAAAAGAATTGGCCGCTGTCCAACAAACCCTCTGGCCGAAATACAAGAACAACAAGGACTTCGTTCTCTTGGTGATCGGGCGTGAGCATTCCGATGCCGATCTACAGAAATATAACGAGAAAAAAGGCTTCGATTTTCCTTTGTATCCCGATAAGGACCGGGCTATTTTCGGCGCTTTCGCCAAGAACTTGATCCCTCGTGGCTATTTGGTCGGAAAAGACGGGAAGATCATTTATACGAGCAAAGGCTATACCGATGAGGAATTTGCTGAGTTAATGACTAAAATAGAGGGTGCGTTAAAATAA